The Anabas testudineus chromosome 15, fAnaTes1.2, whole genome shotgun sequence DNA segment TACCACGCCCTGGACTCGGACAGCGTCACCAAGAGCCATCACAACTGTaagaacacacatgcacacgctgCGAGGCTTAAAATGAACATGGATCTAAGAGGGTGGCTGCACAGTCAGATTCACTGAGGCAAAAGGATAAATGATGGAGCGTCACTGATCACTGTCATCATCAGTTTTCACTGATGCTGCTTATATTAATCCATTTAATTACATAAACATAGATAAACCTTTGAATTTCACACCGTCTCTCGAACTGGCTGGACATTAGAGAGAGAGCTTCTCATTTTGACAGGTCAGGGTTCAGATTTATCTCTGAAGCAGTGAAGCTGGATCAAGTTCACATCTGTGAGTGAGTATGCCTCACTTTGTTTCCCATGTAAACTGTATTAACCATAGAATGACATACAACATACATTAAATTAAGTACACTCCTGTAATCTAATTACGGCCTAAGAAACGTTACATGATACAGAATGAGTAGAAACAGTCCAGCTGTGCTAGCTGCCTAATGTTTGCCTGTTTACTACCTTACACTATCATGCTGGTGACCATTACCAACATATGATAGTCTACAGATACATGTGGTGATACTCTTTTGtctacacatactgtatgtgtttctctgtatgtgtgtatgtgtgcgtgcacaGAGCAGGAGCATGGTATTAAGCCTTTTACTAAATTACGTGTAGTCACTGATGGCCTGATGAGGTTTGCACATCTgctgtcacaaacacaaacacagtggacAGGGCACCAGGTGGCCTCTATTACACTCTAAtgactgtgtgcgtgtgtgtgtgtgtgtgtgtgtgtgtgtgtgtgtgtgtgtgtgtgcactctaACAAGGCTCTGAAGTGTCATggcttttctctcctctgacaATGACCATATCATTAGAAGCTCTGAAAGCCTGTGACAGAACAAGTAGGAAAGTGGTAATTCAGTTCCTTAAAACCACCCCTGCAACATAATGGCAGCGggcgcctgtgtgtgtgtgtgtgtgtgtgtgtggtgtgtgtgtgtgtgtacactccAAACAGCATCCCTCTTACCTATATCACTCTAACTTTTCAATACAGTTCCTGACCTTCAGAACCGTATATTGTTCATGGTTGACAATGAGACATTGTTCttctaaaaataatttaactaaaAAGCCACAAGTCTGATTTTAACATAGGAAATCTTTAAAGGATCAATGGACATGATCAATGTTAGGATTTTTGACTGCAGACCGTCAGTGCATATTGATTTTCGATCGACTCGTTTGACCTTTCATCTTGAGACATTTAATGACTCCTTTGATAGTTCGTTGCAGGAGATTCTCACATTCTGAGATCAGTTTAAATGATATAATAGTTTTAGGTTGTGtttggattgtgtgtgtgtgtgtgagagttccTTTTTCCTGGTCTTCGTGATCCGTGTCTACACTCTTTGGCTCAAGTCTTCTGAGATAAAGGGCTTTCTATCTCTCTCActccaggacacacacacaacccactCTCACGGCCAACGTGACCAGCCTGTTGATCAGCACATGCTAACAGTGTTGTCTGCTACATGTAATGTAGTCCTGAgcttcctacacacacacacacacacacacacacacacacacacactgcccttATGTACACTCTCTGACCAAAGTCCTGCTCCTTTCCCACGCCAGTGCTGAACTTTGGACTGTGGCCAGCATTTCTCCGTCTCAACTCAAAGTCAAACACCCCAATTTTTCCTACTAAGATGTGTTTGGTTCATGTCATAGTCtcagcaaaacaaatacatgaagAAATCCATAATTCAAcaattacatatttaaataaaaacaagaaaatagcAAATGAAGCACCCAGCTAATCTCAGAAGTGTTTTCTTATGCAGGACGAGTTTCTTTCTGACATGTTTATTCTGTATTACCTCGACTGTATATAAAGTTCCTGTGAGCCGAACCGAAATGTAGAAAGCAACTTTTACAATGGATCATATGTGAAATTCAAGAGACTCAAAATATGACTGTTGATCCAGGTTAAATTGGTGTGTACTTTGTTACAATTACAAAAGAAATTTGACCAGACAAGGATAAAGGGGGCGGTTGTTTCTGCAACATAAAACCATAACGCTAACCGTCTACGGTTGTGAATAAAGCTGCCTGTAATGTCTGGCTGTCACACTGAATATGATCATGGACAAGTGGCTCAGTTCATATAGTTTAATTGCCTTGTGTGAGCAAACATTATGTTGTcatagctctctctctctctctctgcagtgtgCACCAAGGGTCAGGCAGTGAGTGGTCAGTACAGAATGCTGGCTAAGAACGGAGGCTACGTCTGGGTTGAAACCCAAGGAACTGTTATTTATAACAGCCGCAACTCCCAGCCCCAGTGCATCGTGTGCATTAACTACGTCCTCAGGTAAGTAACGTAGTCCTCATTAGTGAAATTAAATAGGTTGGAATGTCTTTATAAAAACTAATATTAAGTATCATTGTTCTTAATCCTGCAGTGACATCGAGGAGAAGTCGTTGATTTTCTCCTTAGAGCAGACAGAGTCCCTGTTCAAGCCACATCACATGAGCAGCTTCTTTACAGGTTTGACTGGAGAGTCAGGAGACGCCCTTTTCACCAAACTCAAAGAGGAACCGGAAGACCTGGCCCAGCTGGCTCCAACACCTGGAGACACAATCATTTCCCTCGACTTCGGTCTGTATTGACTTTTAGCATCATCTTAAGATGTTTgtgataaattattttcttataagtgagatatacagtatatatatatatatataaacacttGTGGTCTTATTCCTACAAGCTTCTGCACAGTATAGGTCCTGCACTCTTCTGGACTTCATGGAGCTTAGTTGTTTCACAGTCAAGAAACGCAGTCTCAGGGTGTTTGATATGAGCCTCTTTCCTTGGAGATACTTAGTGGACcagaaacacatttctccagATAGACaattttttcttccttgtcaAAACTGTTGTAATATCTCCCAGCGTATTGTCCTAACCGGGACACCCGCGCCAAAGTCAGTGGCACTGACCACtgagctatatatatatatatatatatatatatatatatatatatatatatataccactgagctatatatatatatatatatatatatataccaaaGTTATTGGTTATTGTCCTGTGTTTGTTAAATCTTCCCCCTCAAGTGTTTTTCCACTCATCtgatttcttctgttctttGGTGCAGGTCACCCTGAGTTCGATGAACCCCAGCAGCCAGCAGGATACACCCAGGTGTCTACTGAAGCTATGCTACCTCCAGGGCCTCCGTCCTGGGCCAGCAAGAGCCACAAACCTGTCCCTCCAGCATCAGGCCAAACCCCAGCTCCAGGGGACATCACTAACATGGCCAGTCcattcacagtgcagcagaATTTGCCACCGGGCAGCGCTACTCCGAgcctcagcagctgctccaCGGTGAGGAAGACAAGGGAGGGTTTCAGAGGCTGAATGTTAAATTGAAAGGACTAATTAGTTAGTGAGCAAGCAACTGGTTGTTCTGTGTTCAGCGAGGCCTGTGGTGGTTAAAGGTCACCAACAGTGGGCAGTATGTGTGAGAAAAATGTGGGTGGGTATTTGGAAGGAACCAGCTCTTAGTGGTGAATAGTGCCTTTGTCAAAACTCATTTCTAACTCTTTGTCTCTGTATTTCAATCTTTTTTCACATaccccccccccttttcttttATCTCCCCCATCCATTattctcacctcctccttccctctcctccctgcagCCTAGCAGCCCAGGTGATTACTACAGCTCAGTGGAGAGTGACCTGAAGGTGGAGCTCACTGAGAAGCTGTTTGCTCTGGACACAGAAGGCCACAACAGTCCTGCAAACACTGAGGTGTGTGCCTTGTTTCCGTTTAACTACTAACTGGTTGTCTGCTGCTACACTTGGCAGTCATTAGATATTTAAGATACATTTTAACATAagttatattttagttttattggaCAGCCACAACAATCACACTGCAACaattaataatgattttaatgtttagtgcccagtacacacagtgcagctTATTTAAAGAATCTCATTGAAAGTGCCAGAAATTATAAAGGGTAAGACCCATCTTTACTGTGCAAGTAGAATTTAAGATGTAGCAGCCTCTTAGTAACCGATACTTTAACTGAGCAGTTAGCTAAACACACTATTTCCCACATTTCACTTTCCCAGAGGGACTTGAGTGACTTGGATCTGGAGACTTTGGCTCCCTACATCCCCATGGACGGAGAGGACTTCCAGCTGAATCCCATCATGCCAGAGTCAGAGCCTATGGAGGCGGGTTCAGCAGGATCCATCGGGAGTAGCAACAACAGTCTACCCAAATCACACCGGGCCACCCCGCAGAGCTTTAGCAACATTGCCAGCCTCTTCCAGCCGCTGTCGTCCTCCTCTCAGCCTCAACCTCACTATCAGCCCCAGCAAGCTACAACCTGGGCTTCAGGGGAGAAGAGAAGCTCCAGCCAGAGGAACATAGACTGCCGTGCAGAGTCTTACATGATGGGGCGCATGCAGAATCCCCCATACCAGGCTCCAGCCAGCACCCCTCTGTCCTCCATGGGTGGCAGACAAAATCTGCAGTGGCCTCCAGACCCTCTGTTAACCTATCAGCAACAACCAGGAGTCACCAAGGCCTATCTGATGGACACTTTGTCAGGAGATGAACGTCCATCCTGCCAACAGAACATGACACATCTCATGCAGAAACAGAGGTGATGTAAAGATCGAGTACATTTTAAACCAAGAAAGTAAAAAAGCAGTAACAATGCAGAGGTAGTTAATTTGCATGAccctgttttaaattaaatctaagtTACTAGAATTTTCATAGCCAgacacagaaatgtcaaataaaggcTGGTCTTCACTTCATTTaaacgtgtgtctgtgtgttcatgtttggaTGCAGATCCATTGACAACTTTGTACAAGCCTACAGAGACATGAGTCCAGCCAGAGTGGCCATGGCCAACAGTATCAAGCGCTCCTTCACCCAGATGTCGGTGGTGAGTTACCGTATACCTGCTTCTGGGAATCATTGCGACCTGAAGATTAGATTTGGTCAATGTCAGTCAACAGTTTGTTCTCAAATATCCAgactgtgtaaaaacacaatgtgatgACAGTGGCAACTTTGTGTTATAATCATTTGGGCAACTGTCGTCATCAGAAACAGATGTTAGCTCAGAGGAAAGGAAATCCAATTTGTCTAAAATGCATTTCCTCAGTTCTTATCTCTTTACatgttttcaattaaattaaattcaattcaattcagatacagagaatatttatacaaaaaattatagagaaaacccaacaatcccattcgagcaagctttaggcaacagtggagaggaaaaactccctttagaggaagaaacctccagcagaaccaggctcatagtgggcggccatctgcctcgaccggttggggtgagtggaaagagaagagagaaaagaacagcaggcaataaagacatcCTTGCATCCCTCCTCACGTTTTCAGTGGGACAGACTGAGAGGCAAAAGATGgaagtaaagaaaacactgtcCTGAAAAGATGGGAACTGAGTTGTATATTCAAACTTGTTGAAACCTGACCAAGTCTTGTACTTCAACAAAGCTGCATGCTTTAAGTattactgtgactgtgtttcagACTGAAAGTAAGCCGTCAGAAATCATGTGGAAGAAGATGAGGGGTGACAGCTGTGTCACCATAGATCGTTCCCTCAGCGCAGGATCACTGGCAGGTATGAGCTCCTGCTTTGTGTAGAACACATGACATTATCATCTCTTAATATTATGCACCCAACAACTTTTACCTCCCAATCTCGCAGACTCAGGGATGAGTAGGATGACACCAGGCAGCATGTCTTCATGTCTCAGCTCCCTGCAACAACACAGGAAGTCTCAGCATCCAGGGAATGGGATAGGTGTTGCAAATGAGAAAGGCTTTCCCCAGAAGAGCTGCAATTACACAGAGTATAACATGCTGCCCTCTAACAAGACTGAAGGTGAgctgaactgaattaaactgcTTAGAAACTCAAGTATTTACCCTGTAagcatcaataataataataatagcagcACTGGaacagtttgtacagtataaaaagtcattttaatttgtcatcGACTGCATTTAAATGCACTCAAGTAGCCAGGTTACtaagagaaaccaggtttctcaggtAATTGGGGAACACATTTGTATGTactcaagaaacctggttattGTAAATCCACATattacatgcagcagatgagtaatctgatttctcctctaccTGGGGCTGATTGTGGAagcatggttcacagattttGGCTTGGCGGTGACAGAAACAGCTTCCAAAATCAGCCCCAGCTAGAGGACAAATCCAActactcatctgctgcatggatttccagtaaccaggaTTGAGTGCATGTATACATGTTCCTCGGTTACCTGAAAAAcgtggtttctctcagtaacctgaGCTGCTTTCACACGTGCACTGACACCCTGAACATGCACAGACACCCCGTTGAGCTGCAAGTGAGAAAGCAAACATCAGAGTTATTCAGCTTGGAGATTACCCAGACATAATCCTGTACATAATGTGCATATTTCAGGTGGGAAAACAACAATAATCCTGCATTCTGTGCAATGTACAAGTCCTGATCCTCTGGAGATAGTCTGCAGTGCGTGTGGAAATGGATCCAGGGGTGTCCAATCTTGGTCCTaaagggccactgtcctgcttgttttccaactataCCTGCTCCGACCAATGCTGATTACTGGGATCAGGTGTCTTTAGCCAATCAGAGgctgtaagtgcagggatgCTTggaaacaagcagggcagtggcCCACaaggattggacacccctgacATAAACAGTCAGTGGCTGTGTTACTGCCTCTTTCCACTGAGTCActgacacagtttttctttctgtcattttctagGTATAGCTAGTCGTTTGCTGGGCCCTTCGTTTGAGCCCTCCTGTCTGCCAGAGTTGACCCGTTATGATTGCGAGGTTAATGTCCCACTGCAGGGGAACCTGCACCTGCTTCAGGGCTGTGACCTGCTGAGAGCCCTGGACCAGGCCACCTAGAGCCGCAGATTCATACCCAGCCACAGACCCGGACTTAAATCTTTCTTTACCTTCACACCTCTGGGCCTTGTGAAAGTCCTATGGCTAAGCTACCTATAGGAAATGGTATTCATAACCACATCCTGCCTTATTTAGCTTGTTAGGCTCAGCCCCGCACTCTGTTCCCTGTCCTTTTTTGTAGTTCTGTACCTAGACCATCTTATCAAGCAGAGATATCAGGGTCAAGCCGCATCAATATTATCCCCAGCTCAACTTTATATGTAGGTTGACAAACGGTGCACAACAGCTTCAGTGCATTAAGACAACCACAATGACCCACAATTACACGATAACATGGTTCACTAGGTGAAAGAGATCACCAAGGGACAATTAACTGAGTGTCAAATGATGCAACACCGTGTCAGTTCAAAAGTCTGTCACTGGTCATCGGGTTTGGTCTATCACTAGTCGGTGTTCGGACTCACAGGCTTACGAGTCTTCGGTGTAAACAGGTATTAGAGGTGTGcgattcacacacactctgccttAAAGGCCAGTGCTCTCCCCAGCCGTACACCCGCCTACCTAGCAGCTGTTTCCTGCCGTGACTAAGCAAAGTGGGAATCAGTGACCAAGCCACATAACAGACATAGGACTATATAGGACCTGTAACCTGTGTCTTATCCAGACCCCATCTCCTTTACAGAACTACATCCTGATATGAACTCTGTGCAGCTCATTTCCCAactcttccttctctttgcCACCAAACTCATTTAGCTCAGAGAAGAAGATCTAATACTACCTAACCTTAGTAAACACTGTGTTCGTTTACGCTGACCAGCAATTAAACTCTACCCACGTACCTAGATCCAGTCAATGCATCAAGCAAGAATTGGGTATCATCAACAGGTTCTTATTGCGATTTTCCAATAAATAAGAACCAAGAATTCTGCTCATAATTTTTCCAAAGATGACTTTTAATCACTACGGTGCAATATTTGGACTTGAGCACTTTAAAATGAGGCTAAACGTAGTAGCCGCCCCAAATCTGTTAAATTAAGGGAGATCTTATTTTCCTTTAGCACAGTATATATGTTGCTTAAAAATTTGAACAACTGTTGAAGGGATGAAACTATGAATTGACatgaaacaatatttaaaaaacaggaaaacgtTCAGAAAGAAGATAAATACAAACGTCTGCATGAATAGTGATTGTCTAAATAGATCGTTCTAGAATAAGATAGTATTTAACtcaagtaaaaacatttaacttccACATGGCAATATAGAGAAGAGATTTAGTTTTTAAGCAGATGCcatgtttttaattacttttttcatatatagGTTTTATTTCACTCTCAAAAGCTAAAAATTTGAATCACAATGATACCCATTTCTGCTTCAGCTGTTTCTACGTATACAGACCCACTTTTACAGTCACCCCGCCTCCTCTAGTCTGAATCCATCTCACCTGAGTCACTGTCACATCATCATCTGAATGACAAACGCGTTTGTTTATTCAGGAAGAGTCAGATTCTCACAACATAACCTGTTTGAGTTTGACCAGCATTAGATCTGTTTGGGTCAGTTTTAACATGTgcattatattgttattttaattagtcTGTAATTCTGCTATTGAATTTAGACATTTTAGCTTTATCAAATCTTCCCATGTTATTTAATCCAAATCAACGGGACACTTTATCACATCaatactgttttgtttctcctttctttttttatgttcgTATTCTACCTACCAGattcttttttgtgtctctaACAGTAACTAATAAACATATACTGCATTACATGTACTCTACTGTAAAATGgatattatgttttattttagttttttttccagctcttcaACTGTCTTATCTAAATCTCTCTCACAATTTTACTGTCACAAGTAGCTTGTGTGActatattcttttttttgttattgtgcaATTATTTCATTAAGCTAAAGTTTATATATTCAGCAGCAAAGTTTGCCTTATTCACTAAACTCATAGCTTGTATAAAGGAATCTGACTTACACACACGGTAAGATGATTATATGTGGTAGGTTTACACACAAATGACATAATAGAGAacaccagaaaaaaacagtgtgcAGTGTGCACAGACTGAGGGGCACTTCTCCTGCATGCAGGTTTAATTTCTACGTTTTCTTACTGGCCTAAAgcctgttcagtgttttaagCTCCTTAACTGCAGTTAAAGTATTTCCGCTTGTTCTTTTAGCATTTGTCAAACGCAGATTCTACTGTATGGTTTTGTTTATGATTTcgtttttgtcatttttgctttaatttgataGCTGACAGTCGAGAGTTAGATAAGAAACAAGGGCAGAGAGAGTATGACACGCATCAAGGGGCCCCGGCTGAGAATCAAACCATTAATGTTGCAGACGGTTTGACCATTTGGACACTGGACGActctttatgtattttttccAGGCAGCTATTGGTTTCTATTCTTTGTACAGTATAACAATATTTAGCTGACTCTTAAAATTTGCTTTAGTGTAATATTATCTTAGGCAACGCTATTTGGCTGCAACCTGATCTGACACTCGATCTTTGGACTACATAACGTGATTAATTCAATTTTAACTTATTATAAGTAAATGTAATGCAACTAAACTTAAGCAGTTTAAAATGTAAGGAACCTGTTTTATCTGAACACAAGTCCAAAATCCAAAGATTCAGTTTACTGTTGTATATGCTTGAAAGAAAGTGTACAACCAATAATAATAGCAGATGATACATATACAGGACTTACATACTTGGAGTGTACTGTAACTTAGTGTTTTACCCCCACATAGCACAAACATGAATAGAAACTAATGTCTGCCTGGAATGGTAGAAATGATTTTTAAACCATAACATATGATTAGCTGAAATGCAGGGATGTCAAAAGGGCACTTGAAGCATTCAGAAGGGC contains these protein-coding regions:
- the epas1b gene encoding endothelial PAS domain-containing protein 1b isoform X2, which codes for MTAEKDKKRSSSERRKEKSRDAARCRRSKETEVFYELAHQLPLPHSISSHLDKASIMRLAISFLRTRKLLATGCRSSSDSDEDRQMDSLYLKSLEGFITVVTSDGDMIFLSENINKFMGLTQVELTGHSIFDFTHPCDHEEIRENLSLKTAGSSFGKKGKELSTERDFFMRMKCTVTNRGRTVNLKSASWKVLHCTGHLKMYNGCPPRVLCGFKEPPLTCAVLMCEPIPHPSNIDTPLDSKTFLSRHSMDMKFTYCDERVTELMGYTPEDLLGRSVYDFYHALDSDSVTKSHHNLCTKGQAVSGQYRMLAKNGGYVWVETQGTVIYNSRNSQPQCIVCINYVLSDIEEKSLIFSLEQTESLFKPHHMSSFFTGLTGESGDALFTKLKEEPEDLAQLAPTPGDTIISLDFGHPEFDEPQQPAGYTQVSTEAMLPPGPPSWASKSHKPVPPASGQTPAPGDITNMASPFTVQQNLPPGSATPSLSSCSTPSSPGDYYSSVESDLKVELTEKLFALDTEGHNSPANTERDLSDLDLETLAPYIPMDGEDFQLNPIMPESEPMEAGSAGSIGSSNNSLPKSHRATPQSFSNIASLFQPLSSSSQPQPHYQPQQATTWASGEKRSSSQRNIDCRAESYMMGRMQNPPYQAPASTPLSSMGGRQNLQWPPDPLLTYQQQPGVTKAYLMDTLSGDERPSCQQNMTHLMQKQRSIDNFVQAYRDMSPARVAMANSIKRSFTQMSVTESKPSEIMWKKMRGDSCVTIDRSLSAGSLADSGMSRMTPGSMSSCLSSLQQHRKSQHPGNGIGVANEKGFPQKSCNYTEYNMLPSNKTEGIASRLLGPSFEPSCLPELTRYDCEVNVPLQGNLHLLQGCDLLRALDQAT
- the epas1b gene encoding endothelial PAS domain-containing protein 1b isoform X1, with amino-acid sequence MTAEKDKKRSGTDVIHCDKLHHVTTDGGSSSERRKEKSRDAARCRRSKETEVFYELAHQLPLPHSISSHLDKASIMRLAISFLRTRKLLATGCRSSSDSDEDRQMDSLYLKSLEGFITVVTSDGDMIFLSENINKFMGLTQVELTGHSIFDFTHPCDHEEIRENLSLKTAGSSFGKKGKELSTERDFFMRMKCTVTNRGRTVNLKSASWKVLHCTGHLKMYNGCPPRVLCGFKEPPLTCAVLMCEPIPHPSNIDTPLDSKTFLSRHSMDMKFTYCDERVTELMGYTPEDLLGRSVYDFYHALDSDSVTKSHHNLCTKGQAVSGQYRMLAKNGGYVWVETQGTVIYNSRNSQPQCIVCINYVLSDIEEKSLIFSLEQTESLFKPHHMSSFFTGLTGESGDALFTKLKEEPEDLAQLAPTPGDTIISLDFGHPEFDEPQQPAGYTQVSTEAMLPPGPPSWASKSHKPVPPASGQTPAPGDITNMASPFTVQQNLPPGSATPSLSSCSTPSSPGDYYSSVESDLKVELTEKLFALDTEGHNSPANTERDLSDLDLETLAPYIPMDGEDFQLNPIMPESEPMEAGSAGSIGSSNNSLPKSHRATPQSFSNIASLFQPLSSSSQPQPHYQPQQATTWASGEKRSSSQRNIDCRAESYMMGRMQNPPYQAPASTPLSSMGGRQNLQWPPDPLLTYQQQPGVTKAYLMDTLSGDERPSCQQNMTHLMQKQRSIDNFVQAYRDMSPARVAMANSIKRSFTQMSVTESKPSEIMWKKMRGDSCVTIDRSLSAGSLADSGMSRMTPGSMSSCLSSLQQHRKSQHPGNGIGVANEKGFPQKSCNYTEYNMLPSNKTEGIASRLLGPSFEPSCLPELTRYDCEVNVPLQGNLHLLQGCDLLRALDQAT